CCTTGCCCGTCACGAAGAAAAAATGGGAACTTCAGTTTTCTCAAGCGGCTACATTTCCAGAAACCCGAATGACAACACAAAACCGCACCATTATGATATGAATCTGGTATTTTTTGACCAGATGTTCTCGCATTTCAATTATACGGGCGATCAAGCGTTTCTCAAAAAAATGTGGCCGGCGATGGTTCGCCATATGGACTGGGAAAAACGGAATTTCAAACGAGGTGACCTGTATGATGCCTATGCAGCGATCTGGGCAAGCGATGCGCTGCAGTATTCCGGCGGAAAAGTGACGCATACTTCGGCCTATAATTACAGAGCCAACTGTGAAATGGCAAAACTGGCAAAAATTATTGGTGAAAATCCGCAACCTTATGATCAGGAAGCTGATGCGATTTTAAAAGCGATGAAAAACCAGCTCTGGATTAAAGAAAAAGGATATTTTGCGGAATACAAAGATGCTTTGGGAAATCAGACCGTTCACGATCAACCTGGAATATGGTCAATTTACCATGTTTCCGATGCATTTATCCTGAATGAATTTGAGGAGTACCAGAATTTGCAGTACATCAACCATCATACGCCGAAAATTCCGGTGGCGGTAAAAGGAGAACAGGATAAAAACTATTACACGCTTTCCACCACCAACTGGCAGCCTTATGACTGGTCCATTAACAATGTGGCGTTGGCGGAAAATTTACAGACCGCTCTGGCATACTGGCAGGCAGGCAGAACTGAAGATGCGTACCGGCTTTGGAAAGGAAACCTGGTAGAATCGATGTATTACGGCATCAGCCCGGGGAATTTTGAACAGCTTTCGCATTACGATGCATTCCGTGGAGAACTGTACCGCGATTTTGCCGACCCGATTGGCGTGGCCTCAAGAACGTTGACGGAAGGACTTTTCGGGGTCTATCCCAATTTACTGGAGAATAGAATCAGCATCAAACCCGGATTTCCGAAAGACTGGAATTCTGCAGAACTAAAACTTCCGGACTGGGAATACCGGTTTACGAGAACTTCCAAGAGAACCGAATATCTGTTTAAATCAAAACATCAGGATCCGGTGGCGCTGGAAATGCAGATTCCAGTGAACTATTCCAACCTCAGATCGGTCAAAGTGAATGGAAAAAAAGTCGGTTGGAAAATTAAACCCAATTCCATTCTGCAGCCTTTTGTTCAGTTTGAAACGCCGCAGGGAAAAGATTTTAAAATTGAAATCAAGTATTCCGGAGAAGCACTAAAGAATGAACAGACTGATTATGTTAATTATATTTCTGAAAATCTTCAGCTGAATTTCGATTCAAAAAAGAAAATAAAAAATATCTACGACCCGCAAGGGTTGATTAAAAATCCTCTTCCACCGGAGGGGTGGATTCGACCAAAGGAAGAAGGCGGGGTAGTAACTCACAAGTTTGAACTTAACCAACAAGAAAGGAAAGGAACTTTTTTCGTGGAGGTTGAGCAAGGCGGGACCACCTGGTGGCAGCCGGTAAATGTGGATATCCGTTTTCCTTTGGAAATAAAATGGATGAATAAAAAGATTCAGATTCAATCAAGATCATCCAGTTCAATTAATGGAAAACTATCTATTAATGGTTTTAATCAAAGTTTTTCAGTTCAGAAAAATCACAATACAACCATTGAAATTCCTGCTGATATCTTAAGCAAAGGAACCAATGCTGTTCAACTCGATTACAAGGGAATCAAACAGAATATTGAAATTACGGACTGGAACATTGAAAACCAAGGTAATTTTAACAATATTTCATTAGCATCACAATATAATGAAAAAGTAACTGAGATTTTCAATCAGAAATACCTTTCCCCAAGGCTGGAAGTTTCGACCTTACAATTGCCGTGGCAGGGAATCGGAAACTGGTGCTATCCGTTAATCAATGCTCAGATCGATGACAGCGGATTGATGAACAAAAGAAAAAACGGCAAAGTCGGTTTCCTCGGAATTCCATTTTTAATTGATAAAACGGATAAAAACATTGCGTTTGTGAGCCAATGGGACAACTATCCGGATTCGCTTGAAATTCCGGTTTCGGGAAAAGGAAGGAAAATCTATTTCCTGATGGCAGGTTCCACGAATCCGATGCAGTCGCAGATGGTAAACGGAAAAATTACCGTTCAGTATTCTGACGGTTCCACAAAAGAACTGGAGCTGAAAAACCCAACCAACTGGTGGCCGGTTGAGCAGGATCTGTTTGATGATAATTTTGCTTTTGAAATTCCGGATGATAAAATTCCGTACCGGGTAAAACTGAAAACCGGAGAATTGTACAAAGGCGGGACATTAAGCAACTACTCAAGCATCAAAGGATTTACAGACCGGCAGGTAGACGGCGGTGCTGCAACGATCCTGGATGTACCGATTGACCCAAACAAAGAGTTGAAAACCATAAAACTAACGGCAGTGAGCAACGATGTAGTCATTGGAATAATGAGTGCCACTGTTCTTAAATAAATTTAAAAAATGAAGAAAATTGCAATATATCTGAGCCTTTTCTGTATCGGATTCTCATCCTTACATGCCCAGAAAATCGACCGTAAGAAGGTTGTTCAGCGTCATAATGTAGTCAACACAAAAGCAGATACGCTTTCTACTCTGACAGTCGGTAACGGGAAATTTGCCTATACGGTAGACATTACCGGAATGCAGTCGTTCCCGGAGTATTACAAAAACGGTGTTTCATTGGGAACCCAGTCTGAATGGGGCTGGAACAGTTTTCCAAATATGCAGAATTATACATTTGAGGAGACTTTAAAAGTCTATGATTTCAATAATGACGGGCGTAAGGCCTTATATAGTGTGCAGCTGAAAGAGCCGGAACGAAACAAAGGAGCCGTTGAATATTATCGGGTCAACCAACACCGCCTGCAATTGGGGAACATCGGGATTGAAATGCTTACGAAAGACGGCCGGAAAGCAAAAATCTCAGATTTGACGAACGTTAATCAGAAAATTGACTTGTGGACGGGAATTGTCACCAGCGAATTTTCTTTGGAAGGAACTCCGGTAAAAGTATGGACGGCATCTTTTCAGAATTCAGATAAAATAGGAGTGAAAATTGAATCGGACTTGATTTCTCAAAACAGGTTAAAGGTTTTCGCCCGCTATCCATCTCCGACCGGACAGTTTCTGGATGATGCGGCTTTTTACGGAAATGAAAATGACCATTCCACAAAAATCGTTTCTTCGCAATCTACGCAGGGACTGATTCAGCATACGCTGCAAAGCACGGATTATTTTACGCAGTTTAACTTTACGGAAGGCAAACTTCGTGAAGCCGGAAAACATTACTTTGTGTATGAGCCTTCTTCCAAAAATAAGACGCTGGAGCTGAGCGTTGAATTTTCTGCAAAACAACCGAAAAGCAGCAGGACTTTATTTGCCGATGCAGAGAAAGAAAGCAGTTCAGGATGGAAAAATTTCTGGGAAAGCGGTGCTGCCGTTGATTTTGAAGGAAGTACAGACCCGAGGGCCAATGAGCTTGAACGAAGAGTTGTCTTATCAGAATATTTAACCAAAGTACAGTGCGGAGGAAGCAATCCGCCGCAGGAAACGGGCCTAACCTTCAACAGCTGGTACGGAAAGCCGCATACCGAAATGCACTGGTGGCACGGCGTTCATTATGCTTTATGGGGAAGGCCTGAAATTCTGGAAAAGCAACTGGATTATTATTTCAGAACATTTGACAAAGCAAAAAAATTAGCGGAAAGGCAAGGCTACAAAGGCGTACGATGGATTAAAATGTCCGATAACGAAGGAAATGAAAGTCCGTCTTCCGTTGCTGCCTTCCTGATCTGGGAACAACCGCATATCATTTATATGACCGAACTTCTGTACCGCAACAGCAAGGATAGAAAAGTGCTGGAAAAATATAAAGATTTAATCTTTGCCACAGCAGATTTTATGGCGGATTTTGCGACTTACGACAAAGAAAAAAAACGTTATAACCTGGGGAAAGGCGTCATTCCTGCACAGGAAGTTTTCCCGGCGAAAGATACGTACAATCCTACTTATGAAGTAGCGTATTGGGACTGGGCACTGAAGACGGCTCAGCAATGGAAAGAAAGACTGGGACAGCCAAGGGATAAAAAATGGGACGATGTCATCAGTAAACTGGCTCCGCTTCCGGTTCAGGATGGCGTTTATTTATCGACAGAATCAGCGAAAGACTCATTTACCTATCCAAAATGGATGACTGACCACCCTGCTGTTCTGGGTGCGTTGGGAATGGTTCCCGAATCTCCGAAACTGGACAAAAAAACAATGAAAAACACGCTGGATATCGTTTGGGAACGATGGAACTGGGAGCATACCTGGGGCTGGGACTTCCCGATGACGGCAATGAACGCAGCACGACTCGGACTTCCGAATAAAGCTTTGGATGCTTTGTTTATGAATATCCAAACCAACACCTATCTGAAAAACGGACATAACTTCCAGGATAAGAGACTTCGTATTTACCTTCCCGGAAACGGCGGCGTTTTGACAACTGTTGCCATGATGCTTGAAGGCTGGGACAGCTCAACCGGACAATTCCCCGGTTTCCCGAAAGACGGCAGCTGGAAAATAAAAGCGGAAGGATTTAAAAAAATGCCTTAAACAATTTCACATTCATATAGTTTTTTTAAAGTCTGTTCTGAAAAGGGCAGGCTTTTTTGTTCGGATTTCCGGATTAAAGCCCTATTTATCCATAGTAACAGAGTAATGAAAATCAGCTGGTAATATTATTTTATACATTTTAAACAACCATTCACTAAGGTTATACTAAATCGTAAGAACGCAACGTTTATCTAAAACTAAGTCCTGAATCTGTAACTTCACTTGCAAAACCGGTGTTTTCATCAATATTAAGCGGATATCAGAAAAAAACCATAACATATTGAAAACAAAATTCTTATCCACGTAATTCCAATTAAACAAAGTTATGTATCATATAACATAAATTTTTGTAACTTGTCTTCACTCATTATACGGTCTTGTTAACAGATTTTTTAACTGAAACAACATCTCCCATCTAAAATATCATGTCAGATACACTTGAAATCAATATCAACGAAAACTCCAGGGTTCCGAAATACAAACAGATTGTAGATTCTATTCTGAACGGAATTGACGGAGGAAAAATAAAAATCGGGGAAAAAATCCCTTCCATCAATGAACTGAGCGAATCCTGCTTCCTTTCCAGGGATACGGTGGAAAAAGCTTATAAAGAACTTCGGAGAAGACAGATCATCGAATCTGTAAAAGGAAAAGGATATTATATTTCCCGGATTAATAAAAACGACATCATCAATATTTTTTTCCTGATCAATAAGCCGAGTACCTACAAAATGATGATCTACAATTATTTCGTCAATGCAATCGGTACCAAAGGCAATGTTGAGATGTACATTTACCATTGTGACGAAACGCTTTTCATCAATGCCCTGAAAAAAAACCTCGGCGGATTTGATTATTACGTCGTGATGCCGCATTTCCGGGACGAGCAGTCTAAGCATACGAGTTCCACCCAGGAAGTCCTGGATATGATTGAGCAGATCCCTAAGAACAAGCTGCTGTTGCTTGACAACACAAAACCCAATATTTCAGGGGAATACGGGTCTATTTTCCAGGATTTTGAACATGATATCTACAATGCGCTGGAAGAAGGCCTGGAGAAAATCAGGAAGTATGAGAAAATCATTCTGGTGTATCCGGACAAATCCATTCATCCATACCCTTTCCGTATTGTACGCGGCTTTGAGAAATTCTGCAAGGATTTTAAACTTGATTATGAGATTCTTGATGAGATTTATCCGGACATGGAATTGCAGGACAAAGATATTTTTATCACCATCCGGGAACGCGACCTGGTGAATCTGGTAAAGCAGATCAGGCAGAAAAATCTTGTGTTGGGCAAAGACATCGGAATCATTTCCTACAATGAAACGCCACTTAAGGAATTGCTTGGAATTACGGTGATTACGACTGATTTTAAAGCCATGGGAGAATCTGCCGCCTACATGATCCTTAAAAATAAAAAAGAACAGGTAAACAATGTCTTTAAATTCATCCAGAGGGACTCTTTATAAATTAAATTTTTTTCGGATAAATTGAGCAATCGATTGCACTAAATTTATTGACTCTGATTTGAAAATTTATCAAGGTGCAGTTTACAGAATGATCGAATGTATAAGATGTATAAAAATATATAAAGTTTAAAAAATATTTATTATGATTAAGAAATTAGTTTTTGCCGTGGGTTTTCTGATGGTAATTGCCGTATCCGGACAGAAAAAGAATGACCAGGAATTGGTAGCGGATGCTGCCGAAAAGCTGAGATCCGCCATGGTAAGCGGAGACCGGTCATCCCTTGAATCTCTTATTTTACCGGAGTTAACATACGGACATTCCGGTGGGCACATTGATGACGCTAAAGAATTTGTCGAAAAATTAGCAAGCAAAAAATCAGATTTCCTAACCATTGATATTACTAATCAGACTGTCCATATTGTCGGGAAGACAGCGATTGTGCGCCATCATTTTTATGCCACCACGGCTGACATGGGAAAAGCGCCGGGCGATGTGACGCTGGATACCGTACTGGTCTGGGTAAAAGTAAAAAAAGACTGGAAGTTACTGGCCAGGCAGGCGGTGAAATCGGAGAAGAAAAAGTAACTTATCAAGATGATTATTAATATAAATTCAAAGAGATAAATTTCGCAATTTCTTTTTATGTAAATACGTATATGAAAGTTTCAATATTTTTTTCCTCTGAACAGATTTTTTATTTTTGAAAAGGATATAAAATTTTAAAGCATGTCAGACATATATTTTTTTAGAAGTTTTGACGAGAAGGACATTGATTTGACAATAAATAATTTGATAATTAATACGCCCTACTATTTTGACGAAAATGAAGCAAAAAGTTTTGTAAATGATCTTATTTCATCTGTTGATAAAGTTTATTGTGTAGAGGTTAACAATACATTATGCTTAATAGCTGGATTTAAAAATGAAATTAAAAATAATAAAGCAATAGCATACATTGAATTATTGTATGAATTTTTTGAATATAAATTTTTGCAAGATTATTATGAAGATTTTTTCATAAAATCTATTATTCCAAAAATTAAAACTCAAAGAATTTTATCAAAATGTACAGCTGAAAACTATCATAGATTTGTGAATAATGGATTTAAAATTATTCGATATAAAAAAGACTATAAATGGACTGAAACATACAAAGCAGATTTATTCTTAATGGAATTTAAATGAAAACTAAATTGAAATATTTCTGTGGTAAAACAGTCTAATTTTTTTCTAATCGTTTTTGGTAAATTATATTTTCAATAAGTAAAAAGTTCTAGTATTTTTATACTTAACAAAAAATATTTTACGATAATTCAGATAAACCTACTTCACTCTGAAGCTCTGCAAATCTTCCGGCTTCTCACAACAAACTTTTCCACCAATTGGCCGGATTTCATTTCAAACCATTTTATTAGGATGATCACCAATTATATTTGAATGGAATTAAAATTGTAAATTAGCTAATCAGATATCAATGTTATGCAGAGAAGGTCAAACAGAAGAAACAGAAGAAAAATCATTGAAAGAGTGAAGGATCGAAGAATCGTTATTGAGTTTGCAAAAGATGCTTCATCAAATGCTAAACGTTCTTCAAAAGCATTAGATATATCTTATGATATTATAAAAGATGGTGCAATTTTTAAAGTATACGATAATAATATGATAAAAACTGCTAACTTAAAAAAGATTGATTCAAAAAGATCAAATCTGAAAAAAGGGAGTATCATATGTCTAAAGTGAAGAGATTAAGAATTTTTGCAGGTCCCAATGGGTTCAGGAAAATCTACATTATTTGATTCATTTAAAGTAAATCACAATTCAGGAATTTTTATAAATTCAGATCTGGTTGAAAAGGAAATATCAGAAAAAGGCTTCATTGATTTGAAGTCTTTTTGTTTAGAACTGACGCAAAATGATTTATTGTTATTTTTTGAAAATACAGATACCAGATCATTATTAAAAAAATCAGAACAATCAGGGTTAAAAATTGACATTGAGATAAAAGAAAATATTATTGTAAACAAATCCCGAAATACTCATAGTTATGTGGCTACTTTAATAACATCTTTTATACGAGGACATTTGCTTAAAAATCAAGATCTTTTTCATTTGAATCAGTAATGAGCCATGTTTCAAAACTTAATGAAATTGAAGAAGCCAAGAAATTGGGCTATAAAATTTATCTCTATTTTATTTGTCTGGATTCTCCGAAAATAAATATTTCAAAAGTTAGAAACAGAGTAATGAAAGGAGGACACGATGTGAATGCTCAAAAAATTGTATCAAGATATCAAAGTACATTAGAAAACCTGCTGCCGGCTCTTCGGCTCGCTGACCGAGCATATCTTTTTGATAATTCAAATGAAATGGTACTGATTGCAGAATCATATGATCAGGAACTAAAAATAAAGATCGACCCAGAAAAATTTCCAAACTGGTTTATCGAATATTTCATTAACAGAATTTGACTTTCCCCAGTTACTTCACCCTGAAATTCTGCAGTTCCTCCGGCGTATCACAACAAACCTGCTCCATGACCTGTCTGAACTGCATTTTAAGCATTTCGATAATATGGTCGCCGCCTTTGTTGCCTAAGGCTCCCACAGCATACATAAATGTGCGTCCCATAAAGGTAAATTCGGCACCGCAGCTTAACGCACGGGCAACATCCGGACCGGTTCTGACGCCGCTGTCCATCATAATCTTGATCTGCCCTTTGTACTTTTCGCTGATTTCTTTCACCACGGCAATCGTAGATTCCCCGGCATCCAGCTGCCTTCCGCCATGATTGGAGATGATCATCCCATCAAATCCCAAACGTACTGCTTCAGCCGCATCTTCATCGGAAGCAACGCCTTTAATCACCAGCTTCCCTTTCCATTGATCACGGATGGCTTTGATCCTATCTGAATTTAACCTGCCGGAAAATGTAGCGTTCATGAACTGTCCCAACTGCTTCACGTTCATGTTTTTGTCCATGTATTTTTCCATGGTCTTAAAACTGGGAACGCCGTGTTTCAATATTTCCAGGCACCATTCCGGTCTTGCCAACGCCTGGGAAACATTTCTGAAATTCAGCTGCGGCGGCATGGCCAGGCCATTCCTGATTTCTTTTGCCCGGTATCCGAACGTCGGAACATCTGCCAAAACAACGAGTACATCATAACCTGAAGCATCACAACGGTCGAGAATATCATTCCGAAGCCATTCTTCTCTCGGATGGTACAGCTGATACCAGGCTTTTCCTTCCGTTAATTCAGCAATTCTTTCAATACTGCTGGTTGTTACCGTACTTAAAATAAAAGGAATGTTATGCTTAAAAGCTGCTTTTGCTAAAATTTCCGGAGCATTCGGCCACATCAGTCCCTGTAAACCAACGGGAGAAATCCCGAATGGTGCAGAATATTTCACGCCGAACAATTCCGTTTCCATATTGGCTTCCGCATAGTTGTTGTTCAGGTAGCGCGGACGAAGCAGGACATCTCTCAGTTCGTTTGTATTACGGTCCCGGTTGATATTTTCATTGCAACCGCCATCCAGGTATTCGAAAGCAAAACGGGGCATTTTTTTCTTGGCTCTTTCAATTAAA
The sequence above is a segment of the Chryseobacterium sp. JJR-5R genome. Coding sequences within it:
- a CDS encoding alpha-hydroxy acid oxidase, translating into MAFPFDTNYASLELLIERAKKKMPRFAFEYLDGGCNENINRDRNTNELRDVLLRPRYLNNNYAEANMETELFGVKYSAPFGISPVGLQGLMWPNAPEILAKAAFKHNIPFILSTVTTSSIERIAELTEGKAWYQLYHPREEWLRNDILDRCDASGYDVLVVLADVPTFGYRAKEIRNGLAMPPQLNFRNVSQALARPEWCLEILKHGVPSFKTMEKYMDKNMNVKQLGQFMNATFSGRLNSDRIKAIRDQWKGKLVIKGVASDEDAAEAVRLGFDGMIISNHGGRQLDAGESTIAVVKEISEKYKGQIKIMMDSGVRTGPDVARALSCGAEFTFMGRTFMYAVGALGNKGGDHIIEMLKMQFRQVMEQVCCDTPEELQNFRVK
- a CDS encoding nuclear transport factor 2 family protein, with the protein product MIKKLVFAVGFLMVIAVSGQKKNDQELVADAAEKLRSAMVSGDRSSLESLILPELTYGHSGGHIDDAKEFVEKLASKKSDFLTIDITNQTVHIVGKTAIVRHHFYATTADMGKAPGDVTLDTVLVWVKVKKDWKLLARQAVKSEKKK
- a CDS encoding GntR family transcriptional regulator codes for the protein MSDTLEININENSRVPKYKQIVDSILNGIDGGKIKIGEKIPSINELSESCFLSRDTVEKAYKELRRRQIIESVKGKGYYISRINKNDIINIFFLINKPSTYKMMIYNYFVNAIGTKGNVEMYIYHCDETLFINALKKNLGGFDYYVVMPHFRDEQSKHTSSTQEVLDMIEQIPKNKLLLLDNTKPNISGEYGSIFQDFEHDIYNALEEGLEKIRKYEKIILVYPDKSIHPYPFRIVRGFEKFCKDFKLDYEILDEIYPDMELQDKDIFITIRERDLVNLVKQIRQKNLVLGKDIGIISYNETPLKELLGITVITTDFKAMGESAAYMILKNKKEQVNNVFKFIQRDSL
- a CDS encoding DUF4450 domain-containing protein, which encodes MRRTSIFAGLIILSAFSHSFSQSKHWQNSERELHYKEDKGDFLLVNGKYRFNRALYGDNRASRVEAGDLPEFALYLPGMGGNLQFVIQKGNSIKKLIQADQIETRYRPGSMLYEIKDPVLGTGSLKLTVLAQANEEGLVLKMETVNIDSSAKIYAVYGGASGTAFSRNGDIGADPESGFYLLPEYCLNNQFQLNKNQFQLNYLNKKKETQTVYGSFSNVSSLQQTDATTLEKLAEFTQNKTDKSPIVYASYSSQKNPVYIQVAKGKSDQNFSDEALKNIFEEAEKSRLMLTNRIQLKTPDADLTQFGANLAVAADGIWESPTFLHGAVAWRMRLNAWRGAYTADALSWHDRAKEHFESYANSQVLKPDFAPVEMDTMRHLARHEEKMGTSVFSSGYISRNPNDNTKPHHYDMNLVFFDQMFSHFNYTGDQAFLKKMWPAMVRHMDWEKRNFKRGDLYDAYAAIWASDALQYSGGKVTHTSAYNYRANCEMAKLAKIIGENPQPYDQEADAILKAMKNQLWIKEKGYFAEYKDALGNQTVHDQPGIWSIYHVSDAFILNEFEEYQNLQYINHHTPKIPVAVKGEQDKNYYTLSTTNWQPYDWSINNVALAENLQTALAYWQAGRTEDAYRLWKGNLVESMYYGISPGNFEQLSHYDAFRGELYRDFADPIGVASRTLTEGLFGVYPNLLENRISIKPGFPKDWNSAELKLPDWEYRFTRTSKRTEYLFKSKHQDPVALEMQIPVNYSNLRSVKVNGKKVGWKIKPNSILQPFVQFETPQGKDFKIEIKYSGEALKNEQTDYVNYISENLQLNFDSKKKIKNIYDPQGLIKNPLPPEGWIRPKEEGGVVTHKFELNQQERKGTFFVEVEQGGTTWWQPVNVDIRFPLEIKWMNKKIQIQSRSSSSINGKLSINGFNQSFSVQKNHNTTIEIPADILSKGTNAVQLDYKGIKQNIEITDWNIENQGNFNNISLASQYNEKVTEIFNQKYLSPRLEVSTLQLPWQGIGNWCYPLINAQIDDSGLMNKRKNGKVGFLGIPFLIDKTDKNIAFVSQWDNYPDSLEIPVSGKGRKIYFLMAGSTNPMQSQMVNGKITVQYSDGSTKELELKNPTNWWPVEQDLFDDNFAFEIPDDKIPYRVKLKTGELYKGGTLSNYSSIKGFTDRQVDGGAATILDVPIDPNKELKTIKLTAVSNDVVIGIMSATVLK